Proteins from a genomic interval of Microbacterium esteraromaticum:
- a CDS encoding class II 3-deoxy-7-phosphoheptulonate synthase, whose translation MHSSHSDLDLWRSLPIKQQPQWPDAEHVAEVSSQIAALPPLVFAGEVDNLRARLARAASGEAFLLQGGDCAETFAGATADQIRNRIKTVLQMAVVLTYGASMPVVKMGRMAGQFAKPRSSDTETRGDVTLPAYRGDIVNGYDFTEKSRQADPGRLLQGYHMASSTLNLIRAFTQGGFADLREVHSWNKGFAQNPANQRYERMAAEIDRAIKFMEAAGADFEELKRVEFFTGHEGLLMDYERPMTRIDSRTDNPYNTSAHFLWVGERTRDLDGAHIDYFSRIHNPIGVKLGPTTTPETALALIDKLDPNREPGRLTFITRMGAGKIRDALPPLLEAVRDSGANPLWVTDPMHGNGITTPNGYKTRRFDDVVDEVRGFFEAHRAVGTFPGGIHVELTGDDVTECLGGSERIDEAGLATRYESLCDPRLNHMQSLELAFLVAEELEKR comes from the coding sequence ATGCACTCCTCGCATTCTGATCTCGACCTGTGGCGCTCCCTTCCGATCAAGCAACAGCCGCAGTGGCCGGATGCCGAGCATGTCGCCGAGGTCTCGTCGCAGATCGCGGCGCTGCCGCCCCTGGTGTTCGCCGGTGAGGTCGACAACCTGCGCGCGCGTCTGGCACGTGCGGCATCGGGCGAGGCGTTTCTGCTGCAGGGGGGTGACTGCGCCGAGACGTTCGCCGGCGCGACGGCGGATCAGATCCGAAACCGGATCAAGACGGTGCTGCAGATGGCCGTGGTGCTCACCTACGGCGCATCGATGCCGGTCGTGAAGATGGGGCGCATGGCCGGGCAGTTCGCCAAGCCGCGCTCGAGTGACACTGAGACGCGGGGCGACGTGACGCTGCCCGCGTACCGCGGCGACATCGTCAACGGGTACGACTTCACCGAGAAGTCTCGTCAGGCCGACCCGGGTCGACTCCTGCAGGGCTACCACATGGCCTCGTCGACGCTGAATCTGATCCGCGCGTTCACGCAGGGTGGGTTCGCCGACCTGCGCGAGGTGCACTCCTGGAACAAGGGCTTCGCCCAGAACCCGGCCAACCAGCGCTACGAGCGCATGGCCGCCGAGATCGATCGCGCGATCAAGTTCATGGAGGCTGCGGGCGCTGACTTCGAGGAGCTCAAGCGCGTGGAGTTCTTCACCGGGCACGAGGGTCTGCTCATGGACTACGAGCGACCCATGACCCGCATCGACTCGCGCACCGACAACCCGTACAACACCTCGGCGCACTTCCTGTGGGTGGGGGAGCGCACGCGCGACCTCGACGGCGCGCACATCGACTACTTCTCGCGCATCCACAACCCGATCGGCGTCAAGCTCGGCCCGACCACGACGCCCGAGACCGCTCTTGCGCTGATCGACAAGCTCGACCCGAACCGCGAGCCGGGACGACTGACGTTCATCACCCGCATGGGCGCGGGCAAGATCCGCGACGCGCTGCCCCCGCTGCTTGAGGCCGTGCGCGACTCCGGCGCCAACCCACTGTGGGTGACCGACCCGATGCACGGCAACGGCATCACCACCCCCAACGGGTACAAGACGCGCCGTTTCGACGACGTCGTCGATGAGGTGCGCGGCTTCTTCGAGGCGCACCGCGCCGTCGGAACGTTCCCGGGCGGCATCCACGTCGAACTCACCGGCGACGACGTCACCGAGTGCCTGGGCGGCTCGGAGCGCATCGACGAGGCCGGCCTCGCGACCCGCTACGAGAGCCTGTGCGACCCGCGCCTGAACCACATGCAGAGCCTCGAACTGGCGTTCCTTGTCGCCGAGGAGCTCGAGAAGCGCTGA
- the pknB gene encoding Stk1 family PASTA domain-containing Ser/Thr kinase, which yields MTTPQADPLIGRLVDGRYRVRARIARGGMATVYVATDMRLERRIALKVMHAHLSDDSAFQSRFIQEARAAARLADPHVVNVFDQGQDGELAYLVMEYLPGITLRELMREQKRLTVPQTITIMDAVLSGLAAAHSAGIVHRDVKPENVLLAEDGRIKIGDFGLARATTANTATGAQLLGTIAYLAPELVTRGTADARSDIYALGIMLYEMLVGEQPYKGEQPMQIAYQHATEQVPRPSTRNTAVPEQLDELVLWATEKSPDDRPLDAGAMLTRLREIERDLGIAPVVTTTTAAHRDHDSGAVTKILPGVITADHTEDVPVDADNAARLRRRTSRRRARGALLLSLVLLLAVSAGGVGWWFGSGPGSLVGVPSVAGMSYDDAAAVVTAEGLIPERTDESSVDVDEGDVIESRPGAGERVEQDSTVTLVVSSGPAQHTLPHLGGKTEQEVRDILTANNVNVEDDTASYFADLDRDLVLNVRITPRGSDESYACGTGCDVFEDDTALIQMSLGPVPNVTGKSLDDAITTLSDAGLKVADERPEEFSDSVAAGAVIRQSTDRPGGGSWRPGDALTLTLSKGPQLFEVPDVAGLTRDEARQKLEDAGFTVDYAPFWNGVPNGLTKAQSTDPESGTMHRAGTEIYIVINVSG from the coding sequence GTGACTACTCCGCAGGCCGACCCCCTCATCGGGCGGCTTGTCGACGGCCGATACCGGGTACGCGCACGAATTGCACGAGGCGGGATGGCGACGGTCTACGTCGCCACCGACATGCGCCTGGAACGGCGCATCGCCCTGAAGGTGATGCACGCGCACCTCAGTGACGACTCGGCCTTCCAGAGCCGCTTCATCCAAGAGGCGCGCGCCGCCGCCCGGCTCGCCGACCCGCACGTGGTCAACGTGTTCGACCAGGGTCAGGACGGCGAACTGGCGTACCTGGTGATGGAGTACCTTCCGGGCATCACCCTGCGCGAGCTGATGCGCGAGCAGAAGCGTCTCACCGTCCCGCAGACGATCACGATCATGGACGCCGTGCTGTCCGGACTCGCCGCCGCGCACAGCGCCGGCATCGTGCACCGCGACGTCAAGCCCGAGAACGTGCTGCTCGCCGAGGACGGCCGCATCAAGATCGGCGACTTCGGGTTGGCCCGCGCCACGACGGCCAACACCGCCACGGGCGCTCAGCTGCTGGGCACGATCGCCTATCTGGCACCAGAACTCGTCACCCGCGGCACAGCCGATGCCCGTAGCGACATCTACGCGTTGGGCATCATGCTCTACGAGATGCTCGTCGGCGAACAGCCGTACAAGGGCGAGCAGCCCATGCAGATCGCGTATCAGCACGCGACCGAGCAGGTGCCGCGGCCGAGCACGCGCAACACGGCGGTCCCCGAGCAGCTCGACGAGCTCGTGCTGTGGGCGACCGAGAAGTCCCCCGACGATCGCCCGCTCGATGCGGGCGCCATGCTCACCCGGCTGCGCGAGATCGAACGCGATCTGGGCATCGCGCCCGTGGTCACCACGACCACCGCGGCGCACCGCGATCACGACTCCGGTGCGGTCACGAAGATCCTTCCGGGTGTCATCACGGCCGACCACACCGAGGACGTCCCGGTGGATGCCGACAACGCGGCCCGGCTACGGCGCCGCACGTCGCGACGTCGCGCGCGCGGCGCCCTCCTGCTGTCGCTCGTGCTGCTGCTCGCGGTCTCAGCCGGAGGCGTCGGCTGGTGGTTCGGTTCGGGTCCGGGATCGCTCGTGGGCGTGCCGTCGGTCGCTGGGATGAGCTACGACGATGCCGCGGCGGTCGTGACGGCCGAGGGGCTGATTCCCGAACGCACCGACGAGTCCTCTGTGGATGTCGACGAGGGCGACGTGATCGAGTCACGGCCCGGCGCGGGCGAACGGGTCGAGCAGGACAGCACGGTCACGCTCGTCGTGTCGTCCGGTCCCGCTCAGCACACGCTTCCACATCTGGGCGGCAAGACCGAGCAAGAGGTGCGCGACATCCTCACCGCGAACAACGTCAACGTCGAGGACGACACGGCGAGCTACTTCGCCGACCTCGACCGCGACCTGGTGCTGAACGTGCGGATCACCCCGCGGGGCAGCGATGAGAGCTACGCGTGCGGTACCGGCTGCGACGTCTTCGAGGACGACACGGCGCTGATCCAGATGTCGCTCGGTCCGGTTCCCAACGTCACGGGAAAGTCGCTCGACGACGCGATCACGACCCTCTCCGATGCCGGGCTGAAGGTCGCCGACGAGCGTCCCGAGGAGTTCAGCGACTCGGTGGCGGCGGGCGCGGTGATCCGCCAGAGCACCGACCGTCCCGGTGGGGGCAGCTGGCGCCCCGGTGACGCGCTGACACTGACCCTGTCGAAGGGACCGCAGCTGTTCGAGGTGCCCGATGTTGCGGGACTGACCCGCGACGAGGCGCGCCAGAAGCTCGAGGATGCCGGATTCACGGTCGACTACGCACCGTTCTGGAACGGTGTGCCCAATGGCCTGACCAAGGCCCAGAGCACCGATCCCGAGTCGGGCACGATGCACCGCGCCGGCACCGAGATCTACATCGTCATCAACGTCAGCGGCTGA
- a CDS encoding lysophospholipid acyltransferase family protein, with the protein MFYWLMKYVAIGPLVKAIFRPWITGRENVPATGAAILASNHLSFADSIFLPLLLDRPMSFLAKSDYFTGKGIRGWATKAFMKGTGQIPIDRSGGKASEASLNTGLQILGRGDLLGIYPEGTRSPDGRLYRGRTGIARMALEAKVPVIPVVMVDTDTAMPIGKRIPNVMRVGAVIGEPLDFSRYAGMENDRYILRAVTDEIMIALHRLGAQQYDDVYASTVKDRLPATAKR; encoded by the coding sequence ATGTTCTACTGGCTGATGAAGTATGTGGCGATCGGCCCGCTGGTCAAGGCGATCTTCCGCCCCTGGATCACCGGGCGAGAGAACGTGCCCGCCACCGGCGCCGCGATTCTGGCGAGCAATCACCTGTCGTTCGCGGACTCGATCTTCCTGCCCCTGCTGCTCGATCGTCCGATGTCGTTCCTCGCCAAGAGCGACTACTTCACCGGCAAGGGCATTCGTGGCTGGGCGACCAAGGCGTTCATGAAGGGCACCGGTCAGATTCCCATCGACCGCTCCGGGGGCAAGGCCTCCGAAGCCTCGCTGAACACCGGCCTGCAGATTCTGGGGCGCGGTGATCTGCTGGGCATCTATCCCGAGGGCACTCGCAGCCCCGACGGGCGCCTGTACCGGGGGCGCACCGGCATCGCCCGGATGGCGCTGGAGGCCAAGGTCCCGGTCATCCCCGTGGTGATGGTCGACACCGACACCGCGATGCCGATCGGCAAGCGGATCCCCAACGTGATGCGTGTGGGGGCGGTCATCGGGGAACCGCTCGATTTCTCGCGCTATGCGGGGATGGAGAACGACCGCTACATCCTGCGCGCCGTCACCGACGAGATCATGATCGCGCTGCACCGTCTGGGCGCGCAGCAGTACGACGATGTGTATGCCTCCACCGTCAAGGACCGCCTGCCCGCAACCGCCAAGCGCTGA
- a CDS encoding AMP-dependent synthetase/ligase produces MAQFEVPAIIPADPEGNVSDLLAQRVQKTPHLALFGVPDGDGWRDVSAKDFETAVIALAKGFVAAGVQPGEKVGFIARTTYEWTLIDFALFYAGAVMVPIYETSSPSQIQWIMEDSGATALIVESPEHFTRADEVRGDLPLVREVWQMHLGAIDTLTAQGADIEDAEIERRRNLARGEDIATLIYTSGSTGRPKGCVLTHSNFVELSRNSAKALDEVVSMPGASTLLFITTAHVFARFISILAVHSGVRTGHQPDTKQLLPALGSFKPTFLLAVPRVFEKVYNSAEQKAEAGGKGKIFRAAAAVAVEHSKLLEEGKKVPFGLRLKFALFDKLVYSKLREAMGGKVKYAVSGSAPLGPRLGHFFHSLGVVILEGYGLTETTAPATVNLAHKSKIGTVGPALPGVGVRLAEDGEIEVKGVNVFKEYWNNPEATAAAFDDGWFRTGDLGSFDSEGFLTITGRKKEIIVTAGGKNVSPAALEDPIRSNPIIGQVVVLGDKKPFISALVTLDPEMLPTWLANNGLPAEMSLAEASTNAAVREEVQRAIDRANKAVSRAESVRKFTILPTEWTEASGHLTPKMSIKRNVILTDFAADIAGIYDEQVQTTTTPLG; encoded by the coding sequence GTGGCCCAGTTCGAAGTCCCCGCGATCATCCCCGCCGACCCCGAGGGGAACGTCTCCGATCTGCTCGCGCAGCGCGTGCAGAAGACGCCTCACCTCGCCCTGTTCGGCGTACCGGACGGCGACGGCTGGCGTGATGTCTCGGCGAAGGACTTCGAGACCGCGGTGATCGCCCTGGCCAAGGGTTTCGTCGCCGCCGGCGTGCAGCCCGGCGAGAAGGTCGGTTTCATCGCGCGCACCACCTACGAGTGGACGCTGATCGACTTCGCACTGTTCTACGCCGGTGCAGTGATGGTGCCGATCTACGAGACCAGCTCGCCTTCGCAGATCCAGTGGATCATGGAGGATTCCGGCGCAACCGCACTGATCGTCGAGTCACCCGAGCACTTCACCCGCGCCGACGAGGTGCGTGGCGACCTGCCGCTGGTGCGCGAGGTCTGGCAGATGCACCTCGGAGCCATCGACACCCTCACCGCGCAGGGCGCGGACATCGAGGATGCTGAGATCGAGCGTCGGCGCAACCTCGCCCGGGGCGAAGACATCGCGACGCTGATCTACACCTCCGGTTCAACAGGACGCCCCAAGGGCTGCGTGCTCACGCACAGCAACTTCGTCGAGCTCTCCCGCAACTCGGCCAAGGCCCTCGACGAGGTCGTCTCGATGCCCGGCGCCTCGACACTGCTGTTCATCACGACCGCTCACGTGTTCGCCCGCTTCATCTCGATCCTCGCCGTGCACTCCGGCGTGCGCACGGGCCACCAGCCCGACACGAAGCAGCTGCTGCCCGCGCTCGGGTCGTTCAAGCCCACCTTCCTGCTCGCCGTGCCGCGCGTGTTCGAGAAGGTGTACAACTCGGCCGAGCAGAAGGCCGAGGCCGGCGGCAAGGGCAAGATCTTCCGCGCCGCGGCCGCCGTGGCCGTCGAGCACTCCAAGCTGCTCGAAGAGGGCAAGAAGGTGCCGTTCGGGCTGCGGCTGAAGTTCGCCCTGTTCGACAAGCTCGTCTACAGCAAGCTGCGTGAGGCGATGGGCGGCAAGGTCAAGTACGCGGTGTCGGGCTCGGCTCCGCTGGGTCCGCGTCTCGGCCACTTCTTCCACAGCCTCGGCGTCGTGATCCTCGAAGGCTACGGTCTCACCGAGACCACCGCACCGGCGACCGTGAACCTTGCGCACAAGTCCAAGATCGGCACGGTCGGCCCTGCGCTGCCCGGCGTGGGCGTGCGTCTGGCCGAGGACGGCGAGATCGAGGTCAAGGGCGTCAACGTCTTCAAGGAGTACTGGAACAACCCCGAGGCCACCGCGGCGGCGTTCGATGACGGGTGGTTCCGCACCGGTGACCTGGGCAGCTTCGATTCCGAGGGCTTCCTGACCATCACCGGCCGCAAGAAGGAGATCATCGTCACCGCCGGTGGCAAGAACGTCTCCCCCGCCGCGCTTGAGGACCCCATCCGTTCGAACCCGATCATCGGTCAGGTCGTGGTGCTGGGCGACAAGAAGCCGTTCATCTCGGCCCTCGTCACCCTCGACCCCGAGATGCTGCCGACCTGGCTGGCGAACAACGGGCTCCCCGCCGAGATGTCGCTCGCCGAGGCCAGCACGAATGCAGCGGTGCGCGAAGAAGTACAGCGCGCGATCGACCGCGCCAACAAAGCCGTGTCGCGCGCCGAGTCGGTGCGCAAGTTCACCATCCTGCCGACCGAGTGGACCGAGGCCAGCGGTCACCTCACGCCGAAGATGTCGATCAAGCGCAACGTCATCCTGACCGACTTCGCCGCCGACATCGCCGGGATCTACGACGAGCAGGTGCAGACCACGACCACGCCGCTGGGCTGA
- the sufU gene encoding Fe-S cluster assembly sulfur transfer protein SufU, which yields MASSDLQGMYQELILDHSRTPYGFGLRDAVPSQSHQLNPTCGDEITLQVHTAADGTVEAIAWEGHGCAISQASASLFAELVEGLPIADVEHRIAVFREAMRSRGRIAPDPELLGDAAALGGVSKYVARVKCAMLGWVAAEDALRKLP from the coding sequence ATGGCCTCGTCCGACCTGCAGGGCATGTACCAGGAGCTGATCCTCGATCATTCCCGCACCCCGTACGGCTTCGGGCTGCGCGACGCCGTGCCGTCGCAGTCCCACCAGCTGAACCCCACCTGCGGAGACGAGATCACCTTGCAGGTGCACACCGCGGCGGACGGCACCGTCGAGGCGATCGCGTGGGAAGGACACGGTTGCGCGATCTCGCAGGCATCCGCCTCGTTGTTCGCCGAGCTCGTTGAGGGCCTCCCGATCGCCGATGTCGAGCATCGGATCGCCGTGTTCCGCGAAGCGATGCGCTCACGCGGGCGCATCGCCCCCGACCCCGAGCTGCTCGGCGATGCCGCAGCGCTCGGCGGTGTGTCGAAGTACGTCGCCCGCGTGAAGTGCGCGATGCTCGGCTGGGTCGCTGCGGAGGATGCCCTCCGCAAGCTCCCCTGA
- a CDS encoding aminotransferase class V-fold PLP-dependent enzyme, protein MSIGTASPPAFSDEEVQRLRADFPILQTRVNGHPLVYLDSGATSQRPLAVIDAERAFTTTLNSAVHRGAHTLAAEATLAFEDARTALADFIGADEDEVVWTSNATEAINLVAYAFSNASIGRGGAESARLRLGPGDEIVTTEMEHHANLIPWQELAARTGATLRVIPLDDDGALRMDAAAELIGPCTRLVAFTHVSNVLGVVNPVEQLIAAARAVGALVLLDACQSAPHVALDVHALDVDFAVLSGHKMLGPTGIGALYGRRELLEIMPPFLTGGSMITTVTSTEAEYLPPPQRFEAGTQRVSQAVALAEAVRYLQGVGMPRIAAHEAELGARLIEGLSALDGVRVLGAGIDLPRVGLASFDVAGIHSHDVGQFLDDAGIAVRVGHHCAQPLHRRLGVTSSTRASTYLYNTADEVDAVIDGVARCIDFFRRA, encoded by the coding sequence ATGAGCATCGGTACCGCGTCTCCCCCTGCGTTCAGCGACGAGGAGGTCCAGCGCCTGCGTGCGGACTTCCCCATCCTGCAGACGCGGGTCAACGGGCATCCGCTCGTCTACCTCGACTCGGGGGCGACCTCGCAGCGTCCCCTCGCGGTGATCGATGCCGAACGCGCGTTCACCACGACGCTCAACTCGGCCGTGCACCGCGGTGCGCACACGCTGGCCGCCGAAGCGACGCTCGCGTTCGAGGACGCCCGCACCGCTCTCGCCGACTTCATCGGCGCCGACGAGGACGAGGTGGTCTGGACCTCCAACGCGACCGAAGCGATCAACCTGGTCGCCTACGCGTTCTCGAACGCGTCGATCGGCCGCGGCGGCGCCGAGAGCGCACGGCTGCGTCTCGGCCCGGGCGACGAGATCGTGACGACCGAGATGGAGCACCACGCCAACCTCATCCCCTGGCAGGAGCTCGCCGCGCGCACGGGCGCGACATTGCGGGTGATCCCGCTCGACGACGACGGCGCGCTGCGCATGGATGCCGCGGCCGAGCTGATCGGACCATGCACGCGCCTGGTGGCGTTCACGCACGTGTCGAACGTCCTCGGGGTGGTGAACCCCGTCGAGCAGCTGATCGCCGCGGCACGCGCCGTCGGAGCACTCGTGCTGCTGGACGCCTGCCAGTCGGCTCCGCATGTCGCGCTGGACGTGCACGCGCTCGATGTCGACTTCGCGGTGCTGTCGGGACACAAGATGCTCGGTCCCACCGGCATCGGCGCGCTGTACGGGCGTCGCGAGCTGCTTGAGATCATGCCGCCGTTCCTGACGGGCGGTTCGATGATCACCACGGTCACCTCGACCGAGGCAGAGTACCTTCCGCCGCCCCAGCGCTTCGAGGCGGGCACGCAGCGCGTGTCGCAGGCCGTGGCACTGGCAGAGGCGGTGAGGTATCTGCAGGGAGTCGGGATGCCGAGGATCGCCGCGCATGAGGCGGAGCTCGGCGCGAGGCTCATCGAAGGCCTCTCGGCCCTCGACGGCGTGCGTGTGCTCGGCGCGGGAATCGATCTTCCGCGGGTGGGACTGGCGAGCTTCGATGTCGCCGGCATCCACTCGCACGATGTCGGGCAGTTCCTCGACGACGCCGGCATCGCCGTGCGCGTCGGTCATCACTGCGCACAACCGTTGCACCGCCGCCTCGGCGTCACCTCGTCGACGCGTGCGAGCACCTATCTGTACAACACCGCGGACGAGGTGGATGCCGTCATCGACGGCGTCGCCCGCTGCATCGACTTCTTCCGGAGGGCATGA
- a CDS encoding LysM peptidoglycan-binding domain-containing protein — MTARTSHTAPLRFGAPAAVVGALAAALTVSPAHAQQSAPAARTADLTALSPTALNPRPHAATPIPAAVTPASTRPTTHTVRAGDTVYAIAIRNGLRPADVLNWNGLNARSVIYPGQKLRLTPPATAQQPPKTSSPQPVTQTGGAVHTVKRGDTVYAIAKKYRSSVSAIVSANGLGRNAVIYPGQKLRIGGTASAPSTPTTGAPTTGTPSTPSPAKTHRIVAGDTLYGIAKKYGTSVSVLLRANNLSSGAIIYPGQTVRLSAPVAAPAASAQRYATLDATQKAHAAHIIRVGRELGISDRGIAIALATAMVESSMRNLDYGDRDSLGLFQQRPSQGWGTAAQILDADRSIRVFYGGKQDPNGRATRGLLDISGWQNMSFTGAAQAVQISAYPDRYGQWEQQSFRWLASL, encoded by the coding sequence ATGACGGCTCGCACCTCGCACACCGCGCCGCTCCGATTCGGTGCACCCGCAGCCGTGGTCGGCGCCCTCGCCGCTGCCCTGACGGTCTCACCCGCACACGCGCAACAGAGCGCGCCCGCTGCTCGCACCGCCGATCTCACGGCATTGAGCCCCACCGCGCTGAACCCGCGTCCGCACGCTGCGACGCCAATCCCGGCGGCGGTCACGCCGGCATCCACGCGTCCCACAACACACACGGTCCGCGCCGGTGACACCGTGTACGCGATCGCGATCCGCAACGGACTCCGCCCCGCAGACGTGCTCAACTGGAACGGCCTGAACGCACGCTCGGTGATCTACCCCGGCCAGAAACTCCGTCTGACACCGCCGGCAACCGCGCAACAGCCACCGAAGACGTCGTCTCCACAGCCGGTCACGCAGACCGGCGGCGCAGTGCACACCGTGAAACGGGGCGACACGGTCTACGCGATCGCAAAGAAGTACCGTTCCTCGGTCAGCGCCATCGTGTCCGCGAACGGCCTGGGGCGCAACGCCGTGATCTACCCGGGCCAGAAACTGCGGATCGGTGGGACGGCATCCGCTCCGTCCACACCGACGACGGGCGCCCCGACCACGGGCACGCCCAGCACGCCCTCCCCAGCGAAGACTCATCGGATCGTCGCCGGCGACACCCTCTACGGCATCGCAAAGAAGTACGGAACGTCGGTGAGCGTGCTGCTGCGCGCGAACAACCTGAGCAGCGGCGCGATCATCTATCCCGGCCAGACGGTGCGCCTGAGCGCGCCGGTGGCAGCACCGGCGGCGAGCGCCCAGCGCTACGCGACGCTCGACGCGACCCAGAAGGCGCACGCCGCACACATCATCCGTGTCGGGCGCGAGCTGGGCATCTCCGACCGCGGAATCGCGATCGCGCTGGCAACCGCCATGGTCGAGTCCTCCATGCGCAACCTCGACTACGGCGATCGCGATTCGCTGGGCCTGTTCCAGCAGCGCCCGAGTCAGGGCTGGGGAACGGCTGCTCAGATCCTCGACGCCGATCGCAGCATCCGCGTCTTCTACGGCGGAAAGCAAGACCCCAACGGGCGTGCGACGCGCGGCCTGCTCGACATCTCGGGCTGGCAGAACATGTCGTTCACCGGCGCCGCACAGGCCGTGCAGATCTCGGCGTACCCCGATCGGTACGGCCAGTGGGAGCAGCAGTCCTTCCGCTGGCTGGCCTCCCTGTGA
- the def gene encoding peptide deformylase, translating into MTVREIRLYGDPVLRTVSAPIEQIDDGVRSLIADLLDTVELPGRAGVAANQIGFALRAFSYNIDGDIGYVINPVLTEVRGEAVPTGEGCLSVPGLWHDTPRYPWARVEGIDLDGRPVVLEGEGLLAQALQHETDHLDGKVYLSRLEGETRKLAMRQVRESDWF; encoded by the coding sequence ATGACCGTCCGCGAGATCCGCCTGTACGGCGACCCGGTGCTGCGCACCGTGAGCGCACCCATCGAGCAGATCGATGACGGCGTGCGGTCACTGATCGCCGACCTGCTCGACACGGTCGAGCTGCCCGGACGCGCCGGCGTGGCCGCCAACCAGATCGGATTCGCGCTGCGCGCCTTCAGCTACAACATCGACGGCGACATCGGCTACGTCATCAACCCGGTGCTCACCGAGGTGCGTGGCGAGGCGGTGCCGACCGGTGAGGGCTGCCTGTCGGTGCCGGGACTCTGGCACGACACCCCGCGCTACCCGTGGGCCCGCGTGGAGGGCATCGACCTCGACGGCCGTCCCGTTGTGCTCGAGGGCGAGGGGCTGCTCGCCCAGGCCCTGCAGCATGAGACCGACCACCTCGACGGCAAGGTGTACCTGAGCCGCCTCGAGGGAGAGACCCGCAAGCTGGCCATGCGCCAGGTGCGGGAGAGCGACTGGTTTTGA